CCGACTCCTGCAGCGTGGGCAGGTCCTTCAGCGACGGGGTCGTCAGCCGCTTGGTCGTGGTGACGGCGAACGCCTTGACCTTCTTGGCTTCGATCTGCGACGTCGTGTTGGTCGTCTGGTCGCACATCAGGTCGATCTGGCCGCCGATCAGGTCGGTCATGGCCGGCGCGGTGCCCTTGTACGGCACCGTGGTCATGTCCACCTGCAGCGCGTTCTGCAGCAACAGCCCGCACAGGTGCGAGGCCGAGCCCACCCCGGCATTGCCCAGGTTGACCTTGCCCTTGTTCTTGCCGATCCAGCTGACCAGATCCTTGTAGTTGGCCGGCTCCAGCGACGGACGGCCGATCAGCGTCATCGGCACGTCGTTGATCATGCCGAGGTACTCGAAGTCGCTTTCGACCTTGAAGGGAATGTTGCGCACGAGGGTGGGCATGGTGCCCATGCCGATGTGGTGCACCAGCAGCGTGTAGCCGTCCGCGCTGGCCTTGGCGACCTTGTTGGCGCCGATGGAGCCGCCGGCACCGGCGGCATTGTCCACGACGATGCTGATGCCGCCCAGCGGCTTGCGCATCGCCTCGGCCAGGTCGCGCGCGACCCGGTCGGTGGGCCCGCCGGCCGAGAAGGGCACGACGATGGTGATGGGTTTGTCCTTGGCCGGGAAGTCGGCGGCCTGCGCGCCGGCGACGAGGGCAAACGCGGCCAGGGCCGCGAGGGGTTTGAGCATTCGCTTCATGACGCTTCCTTACAAGTTCTGCAAGCCGCGATGGTAGGCGGGGCCCCTGTCGGCGCCATCGCGGAAATTACGTAGCGCCCCACCTGGACGTTGACGCCGCTCAAGAAAAAGGCCCTGCTGACGCCCAGCTTACTTGTAGCTGCGGGCGTCTTCGATGACCTTGCCGTCGTTGGGCAGGCTGCCCGGCGGGACCAGTTCGACCTCGCCGCGCAGCTTGGTGACCTCGCGGATCGCCTCGCCGATGCGCGCGCCCAGGTCCTGCGGCGCCGAACCGGCCTCCACCTTGAGCGTCATCATGTCGTTGGCCATCTCGCCGCTGACCACCAGCCGGGCCTTGCGCACCTCGGGGAAGCGGCGGGCGATGTCGGCCACCTGGCCGGGATGCACGAACATGCCGCGGATCTTGGTGGTCTGGTCGGCCCGCCCCATCCAGCCCTTGATGCGGGTGTTGGAGCGCCCGCTCGGGCAGGGCCCGGCCAGGATCGCCGACAGGTCGCCGGTGCCGAAGCGGATCAGCGGGTAGTCGGGGTTGAGGGTGGTCACCACCACCTCGCCCACCTCGCCCTCGGGCACCGGATCGCCGGTCCCGGGGCGCACGATCTCGACGATCACGCCCTCGTCCAGCACCAGCCCTTCGCGCGCCGAGGTCTCGTAGGCGATCAGGCCCAGGTCGGCGGTGGCATAGCTTTGGTAGACGTCCAGCCCGTGCTGGGCGAACCAGTCGCGCAGCGAGGGCGGCAGCGCCTCGCCGCCGGTCATGGCCTTGCGCATGCTGGAGATGTCGACCCCCGTCTCGCGCGCCTTCTCGACCAGGATGCGCAGGAAGCTGGGCGTGCCGGTGTAGCCGTCGGGCCGCAGCTCGGCGATCGCCTGCAGCTGCTGCTCGGTCTGGCCGACGCCGGCCGGGAACACCGTGCAGCCCAGGGCGAAGGCGCCCGACTCCATGATGAAGGCGCCGGGCGTCATGTGATAGCTGAAGGCGTTGTGCACCAGGTCGCCGGCGCGGAAACCGGCGGCGAACAGGCCGCGGGCGCAGCGCCAGTAGTCGTCCGCCATGCCTTCGGGTTCGTAGATCGGGCCCGGCGAGGCGTAGGCGCGGCGCATCCGCGGCCCGCGCCGGATCGCGGAGAAGCCGCCGAAGGCGTCCTCGGCCCGGCGCGCCTGCTGGCGCTCCAGCAGTTCGTGCTTGCGCGTGACCGGCAGCCGGGCCAGCGCGGCGCGCGAACTCACGGTGTTCGCGTCCACGTCTTTCAGTATCTCGG
Above is a window of Ramlibacter tataouinensis DNA encoding:
- a CDS encoding phenylacetate--CoA ligase family protein, which translates into the protein MDKHFDALETRAAAEREAAYMAALPRLVAHARENTGAFAEILKDVDANTVSSRAALARLPVTRKHELLERQQARRAEDAFGGFSAIRRGPRMRRAYASPGPIYEPEGMADDYWRCARGLFAAGFRAGDLVHNAFSYHMTPGAFIMESGAFALGCTVFPAGVGQTEQQLQAIAELRPDGYTGTPSFLRILVEKARETGVDISSMRKAMTGGEALPPSLRDWFAQHGLDVYQSYATADLGLIAYETSAREGLVLDEGVIVEIVRPGTGDPVPEGEVGEVVVTTLNPDYPLIRFGTGDLSAILAGPCPSGRSNTRIKGWMGRADQTTKIRGMFVHPGQVADIARRFPEVRKARLVVSGEMANDMMTLKVEAGSAPQDLGARIGEAIREVTKLRGEVELVPPGSLPNDGKVIEDARSYK
- a CDS encoding tripartite tricarboxylate transporter substrate-binding protein; protein product: MKRMLKPLAALAAFALVAGAQAADFPAKDKPITIVVPFSAGGPTDRVARDLAEAMRKPLGGISIVVDNAAGAGGSIGANKVAKASADGYTLLVHHIGMGTMPTLVRNIPFKVESDFEYLGMINDVPMTLIGRPSLEPANYKDLVSWIGKNKGKVNLGNAGVGSASHLCGLLLQNALQVDMTTVPYKGTAPAMTDLIGGQIDLMCDQTTNTTSQIEAKKVKAFAVTTTKRLTTPSLKDLPTLQESGLKNFEVTIWHGLYAPKGTPPDVLKKLNEALKVALKDPDFIKKQEGLGAVVVTDKRAEPAEHKKFVQAEIAKWSPIVKAAGVYAD